A section of the candidate division TA06 bacterium genome encodes:
- a CDS encoding patatin-like phospholipase family protein has protein sequence MTNKPKVGLALAGGVGYCMTHIGVLQALEHSGIKPDIIAGTSGGALIGALYASGIRLDRIEEIAKSIKWNKLMGPHFLFKGLGSSKPIEDLMDELLGKGRRFADLNIRLLVSAVDLVSERKIMFPEDESQTISLPVRASCSLPLVFSPVRYKDRLLVDGGMLVPLPVRELKEAGADFVIAADFKTARDEPKNMFDVALRTLRIANQERVDDAMKAADIVIESHIGGGSRWDLAAASDLIKVGRMAAEDMLAKHKDKINSLKDA, from the coding sequence ATGACCAACAAACCAAAAGTAGGCCTGGCCCTGGCCGGCGGCGTGGGCTACTGCATGACCCACATCGGCGTTTTACAGGCGCTGGAGCATTCCGGCATAAAACCGGACATCATCGCCGGGACCTCGGGCGGCGCGCTGATCGGGGCGCTGTACGCCTCCGGCATCCGGCTGGACCGGATAGAGGAGATCGCCAAATCCATCAAGTGGAACAAGCTGATGGGCCCCCATTTCCTTTTCAAGGGGCTGGGCTCCTCCAAACCGATCGAGGACCTGATGGACGAACTGCTAGGCAAGGGCCGGCGGTTCGCCGACCTAAACATCCGGCTGCTGGTGTCGGCGGTGGACCTGGTCAGCGAGCGGAAGATCATGTTCCCCGAGGACGAATCCCAGACCATCTCTTTGCCGGTCCGGGCCTCCTGCAGCCTGCCGCTGGTCTTTTCTCCGGTGCGCTACAAAGACCGCCTGCTGGTGGACGGAGGGATGCTGGTGCCGCTGCCGGTGCGGGAACTGAAGGAAGCCGGGGCGGATTTTGTGATCGCCGCCGATTTTAAGACGGCCCGGGACGAGCCCAAGAACATGTTCGACGTGGCTTTGCGCACCTTAAGGATCGCCAACCAGGAAAGAGTGGACGACGCTATGAAGGCGGCTGACATTGTTATCGAAAGCCATATCGGCGGAGGCAGCCGCTGGGACCTGGCGGCCGCATCGGACCTGATAAAGGTCGGCCGGATGGCGGCCGAGGACATGCTGGCCAAGCACAAGGACAAGATCAACTCTTTGAAGGATGCCTGA
- the ruvB gene encoding Holliday junction branch migration DNA helicase RuvB: MTDKITIPDILEGDLEFDSSVRPQNFGDFVGQDKIKSNLKVFIQAAQGRGEAIDHMLFCGPPGLGKTTLAHIIANEMGVQIKATTGPVLERPADLAGILTNLQEHDVLFIDEIHRINRMVEEYIYPAMEDYCLDIMIDKGPSARSVRLNLPKFTLIGATTRAGLLTAPMRARFGMINRLDYYTHANLEQIITRSAQILKVDITEKGAKEIAKRSRGTPRVANRLLRRVRDFAQVESDGKITDQVADSALLRLEVDALGLDDMDKRILEAIIKKFNGGPVGLNTLAVAVSEEADTLEEVYEPYLIQEGFLKRTPRGREATDLAYRHLGLTPTNKQTTII, from the coding sequence ATGACAGACAAAATCACCATACCCGATATCCTGGAAGGCGATCTGGAGTTCGACAGCTCGGTCCGGCCCCAAAACTTCGGCGATTTCGTGGGCCAGGACAAGATCAAGAGCAACCTCAAGGTCTTCATCCAGGCGGCCCAGGGCAGGGGCGAGGCCATAGACCATATGCTGTTCTGCGGGCCGCCGGGCCTGGGCAAGACCACTTTGGCCCACATCATCGCCAACGAGATGGGGGTCCAGATCAAGGCCACCACCGGCCCGGTGCTGGAGCGCCCGGCCGACCTGGCCGGGATCCTGACCAACCTCCAGGAGCATGACGTGCTGTTCATAGACGAGATCCACCGCATCAACCGGATGGTGGAGGAGTACATCTACCCGGCCATGGAGGATTATTGCCTGGACATCATGATTGACAAGGGGCCCAGCGCCCGCTCGGTGCGGCTTAACCTTCCCAAGTTCACCCTGATCGGGGCCACCACCCGGGCCGGCCTTTTGACCGCGCCGATGCGGGCCCGCTTCGGGATGATCAACCGGCTGGATTACTATACCCATGCCAACCTGGAACAGATCATCACCCGCTCGGCCCAGATACTGAAAGTTGATATCACCGAGAAAGGGGCGAAAGAGATCGCCAAGCGCTCCCGTGGAACGCCCCGGGTGGCCAACCGCCTGCTGCGCCGGGTGCGGGACTTTGCCCAGGTGGAGTCGGACGGGAAGATCACCGACCAGGTGGCCGACTCTGCTCTATTACGGTTGGAAGTGGACGCCCTGGGCCTGGACGACATGGACAAAAGGATACTGGAGGCCATCATCAAGAAGTTCAACGGCGGGCCGGTGGGCCTGAACACTTTGGCGGTGGCGGTAAGCGAGGAGGCCGATACGCTGGAAGAAGTTTATGAGCCGTATCTGATCCAGGAAGGTTTTCTCAAGCGCACGCCAAGAGGGCGGGAGGCCACGGACCTGGCGTACCGGCATCTGGGGCTAACACCAACCAATAAACAAACAACCATCATATGA